TTTATAATCTCTAATGACATAAATTTAAAGAAGCTCAGAAGGGCGAAAGAAAATTTTACCCTGCAAAACCACTTTTTTGTTTGTTCTGATGCAGCAGTAAAAACTACATTTAAAAATACTTTTGATGTGGTGATTCTTGACCCTCCCTGCTCTGGACTTGGCACATTGAGAAGAAAACCAGAAATAAAAACAAGAATGGGTGTTAAGAAAATAGAAACTCTGAAAGAACTACAACGTAAACTGTTGAATACTGCTGCCCACTTGGTTAGCCGAAACGGCTATCTTTGCTATATGACTTGTACTGTCAATCCTGAAGAGAATGAAGAGCTGATAAAAGACTTTTTAAAACATCGAAAAGATTTTATAATTGAGACAATAAAAATGAAGGGAATTGAGTTTTGGGAAAAGAAATATGGTATTTACATTGATGGTTCTAAGTATGACTGCGATTTTTTCTTCTTTGTAACGTTAAGGAGAGTAGGACAATGAAACTATACATATCCATAGACATGGAAGGTATTTGGGGGCTCACATCCTGGAGAGAGCCGAAGGAAAGGGTTTCAGAACTTATGACACAGGAATTAAATCTTGTTCTTAGTTTTATCAAGAAATATGCGAAAAACGCAGAAGTAGTTATTGCCGACTCTCATGGTCAAGGAGACAATTTGCTGGTTTCTAAACTTCCTGAGGATGTGTCTCTAATAAGGGGATTTCCCCGTAATTATTATATGATGGAAGGTCTTGATGAATCCTTTGACGGTGTGCTCTTTATTGGATATCATGCTCCTGTAGGTGTTCTGCCTGGCCAGATGGACCACTCTTACTCTTCTTCTACCTTTTACGAAATCTCAATAAATGGTAAAAAAGTTGGAGAGGCGGAAATCAATGGTATGCTTGCAGGATATTACAGGGTACCCGTGATACTTATTTCCGGTGACGACGTTCTTGTGAATTTTTCCAAATCATTCTTTCCAGACACTCAATTTGTCATTACAAAAAAAGCAATTAGCAGGCACTCAGCCCAGATGGTGCCATACAAAAGCTTAGTTGAGCAATACAACAGGGCTATCAAATCTGCCCTTGAATCTATAAAAACAACTAAACATGCTGAGTTACGACCACCATTCACAATAGAGATTGAGGTAAATGACACCAGCGCAGCCTACCTCATCTCGCAGATACCAGGTGTAGTTCTTGTAAACGGGCGGAAGGTTTCTTTCTCATCGTCGAGTTTCCTTGAAATTTACAAATTTCTGATGGTTTCGGCATATCTCGGATGGGTAAACAGAAACCTGTAGAAATATCTCTGGATACTCCGGTTCAGTACGTTAAGGGCGTTGGACCTCAAAGGGCTCAACTTCTTAAAAAGCTTGATATTTTGACCGTTTACGACCTCCTTTATTTTGCACCAAGAAGATATGAAGACAGAACGCAGATTACCAAAATTAACCATCTTACACCCAATACCAATTGTACAGTCAGAGGCTATGTGGTATTAGTTGGCCCAAGAAGAATGATAGGCAAAGAAGGCGCATCAATCATAATTGAAGATGAAAGTGGCTGGGTGGAAGCCTTCTGGACAATTCCAGACATTGCAAAACGATTTAGTGTGGGAGACGAGGTTATCATAAGTGGAAGAGTCTCCCAGGACAAGTTTTCAGGAAAAATGGTTTTCATACACCCCGAATATGCAATTGTAGGCAAAAAGGGGATTGAAGAATTAATTGGGGGTTCGATAGTACCCATTTATCCTCAAACGGAAAATCTTGACACAAGGGTTCTCAGGCAAATTATTTACAATTTAATAAATGACGAAAGATTAGTTATAGAAGAAACTTTGCCACTTTTTATAAGGGAAAAATACGGCCTTTATTCAAGAAAAGAGGCTTTAAAAAAAATACACTTTCCTGAAAGCTTTGAAGAAGCATACCGTGCCAGAGATACTCTTGTTTTTGAAGAGGCCTTCTACTTCTTTTTAAAAATCAATTGGAAAAAAGAACAGGCCCTAAAAAATGCTGTTCCATTAAACCCAAAAGGAGAACTCACACAAAGGTTTCTAAATAGCCTTCCATTTCAACTCACGAATGCTCAAAAAAGGGTAATCAAAGAGATTGAGCACGACCTCAATTCAAAAAAACCAATGCACCGCCTCCTGCAAGGAGATGTTGGATCCGGTAAAACAATCGTTGCCCTCTATGCTATGCTAATTGCGGTACAAAATGGTTATCAAGCTACCCTTATGGCTCCCACAGAGCCCCTTGCTGAACAACACTTTATCGTGTTGAACGACTTTTTAAAGGACCTTAATATAAAAACCATTTTACTATCCAGAGGGGTTACAAAAAGAACAAGAGAGCATCTACTTAATCTTGTTTCATCGGGTGAAGCCCAAATCGTAATCGGTACCCATGCGGTGATCCAGGAAGATGTTAAATTCAAAAATCTCGCGGTCGCCATTGTTGATGAGCAACACCGATTTGGTGTACTTCAGAGGGGAAAACTTTTGGAAAAATCAGAAAATTTTACGCCGCATTTTCTCGTGATGACAGCCACTCCAATCCCCAGAACCCTTGCTCTTACCTTCTATGGAGACCTCAATATAAGCGTTCTTGATGAAAAACCCATTAATCGGGGCAAAATTGTTACTGCTGTAAGAACAGTTAAAAAAAGAAGTGATATTTATAAGTGGTTGTTTGATAAGATTAAAGAAGGAAACAAGGCTTACATTATATCCCCAATCATTGAAAAATCTGAATCCCTTGAAATTAAAGCCTGCGAAGAAATTTACAGAAGTCTTTTGTCCGTTGCTCCGGAACACGTTAAAATCGGGCTTCTCCATGGTCGCCTTCCAACGGATATAAAAAGGGAGGCAATGCTCAAATTCAGAACAGGAGAAATCAATTTACTCGTTGCAACGACTGTTATCGAAGTTGGAATCGATGTCCCAGATGCGACAATTATTATTATTGAAAATGCGGAACGTTTTGGTATAGCTCAACTGCATCAGCTCAGAGGACGTGTGGGGAGAAGTGAAAAGAAGTCCTACTGTATTTTAATAAGAAACGAAAAAGTCACAGAAGAAGCGGAAAAAAGGCTTAAAGCATTAGAAACATGCAATGATGGCTTCAAACTGGCCGAAATAGATTTAGAACTTCGGGGGCCCGGCGAATTCCTCGGCAAAAAGCAACATGGATTTGGTGGTTTCCGCATTCTACACCTCTCCAAAGACAGGGAGTATATTGAAAAATCTAAAATTGAGGCCTTACAATTATTAAAAAACAAATGGCGAATCATGCAAATACCTGAAATTAGGGTTCACTTAGAAAAGATTTTGGAGGGAGATGAACTTTATGTTGCGTAAAATTATTTTGTTGAGTTTCTTAATGGCATCAATTGCCTGTCAAAGGAGGTCATCTTACAGGCCAACGGGTGAAGAAAACGAAGTTATTTTCATCTGTGATGCTATTCCTGACAAAATTGCGCTACTTGATACTCTAATAAATGATACTTTTTATACTCCCCATGAATCCCCCTTATTCAGAATTAGCCCCATCAGCTATCAACAGTTTATTACCTACATTAACTATAAAAACATCGTAATATTTTCCTTTAAGGATTCTCCCAACGAAGAGTTTTACAAGAGGGTTTTCCCCTCCCTTCGAACAGGTGTTTTTTACCGCTCCGATGTATTCTCTCAGGGTGACATTGTTTTTGGAATATACGCCCCTACAAAAGATTCAGCTCTTAAACTTTTGAGGGA
The genomic region above belongs to bacterium and contains:
- the recG gene encoding ATP-dependent DNA helicase RecG; the encoded protein is MGKQKPVEISLDTPVQYVKGVGPQRAQLLKKLDILTVYDLLYFAPRRYEDRTQITKINHLTPNTNCTVRGYVVLVGPRRMIGKEGASIIIEDESGWVEAFWTIPDIAKRFSVGDEVIISGRVSQDKFSGKMVFIHPEYAIVGKKGIEELIGGSIVPIYPQTENLDTRVLRQIIYNLINDERLVIEETLPLFIREKYGLYSRKEALKKIHFPESFEEAYRARDTLVFEEAFYFFLKINWKKEQALKNAVPLNPKGELTQRFLNSLPFQLTNAQKRVIKEIEHDLNSKKPMHRLLQGDVGSGKTIVALYAMLIAVQNGYQATLMAPTEPLAEQHFIVLNDFLKDLNIKTILLSRGVTKRTREHLLNLVSSGEAQIVIGTHAVIQEDVKFKNLAVAIVDEQHRFGVLQRGKLLEKSENFTPHFLVMTATPIPRTLALTFYGDLNISVLDEKPINRGKIVTAVRTVKKRSDIYKWLFDKIKEGNKAYIISPIIEKSESLEIKACEEIYRSLLSVAPEHVKIGLLHGRLPTDIKREAMLKFRTGEINLLVATTVIEVGIDVPDATIIIIENAERFGIAQLHQLRGRVGRSEKKSYCILIRNEKVTEEAEKRLKALETCNDGFKLAEIDLELRGPGEFLGKKQHGFGGFRILHLSKDREYIEKSKIEALQLLKNKWRIMQIPEIRVHLEKILEGDELYVA
- a CDS encoding M55 family metallopeptidase, producing MKLYISIDMEGIWGLTSWREPKERVSELMTQELNLVLSFIKKYAKNAEVVIADSHGQGDNLLVSKLPEDVSLIRGFPRNYYMMEGLDESFDGVLFIGYHAPVGVLPGQMDHSYSSSTFYEISINGKKVGEAEINGMLAGYYRVPVILISGDDVLVNFSKSFFPDTQFVITKKAISRHSAQMVPYKSLVEQYNRAIKSALESIKTTKHAELRPPFTIEIEVNDTSAAYLISQIPGVVLVNGRKVSFSSSSFLEIYKFLMVSAYLGWVNRNL